A window of candidate division WOR-3 bacterium genomic DNA:
CGATAATGAGAATTTTTCAATTTACGCTACCGATTTAGATTTTTGGTGCTATGTAGAAAAACGGTTAGGTAAGGATGTGATTAAAGAAAAGGGAGAAGCGGTAGTTTTTGGTCGGAAACTTCTGGAGAGTTTACGAGAGATTTCTGAGCCCCTTTTGGAATTATTTTTAGAAGAGAATACCCTTTCCTTAAAAACCAGCAAAGGGAAATACCAATTTCTCACCGCCCCGCCGGAAGATTTTCCTAAACGAGAAGATCTGCCTCAAGAAAATTCTTTTACTTTTGATAATCGACTTTTAATCGAAATGTTTGAAAAGACCGGTTTTTGTGTTTCTAAAGAGACCAGCCGTCCGGCTCTTACCGGAGTACTTTTAGAAATTAGAGACCAAGAACTACGTTTTGTTGGTACCGATGGCTATCGCTTATCCCTTTATAAGAAAAAAATAGATACGGGAATTACTAAAAATATCTCATTAATAATCCCACCAACAGCTTTTGAGTTACTTTTGGAAGATGTGAAAGAAGTAAAAATTTATTTTGATGAATCGCGAATTGGTTTTGAATATGATTTAGAAGGAGAAAAATACTTATTTATTTCTCGGTTGATCGAAGGTCCTTATCCTGATTACGAAAAAGCAATCCCTACGGCAGAAGAGAATTATTACACCTTTGAGGTAGACGAATTTTTAAAGAGTTTAAAGCGAGTATCAATTTTTGCTCGTGCGGAAGATCGGACAAGAATGGTTATTTTAGATTTAAAAGAAGATCGGATAAAACTTTTTACCGAATCGGTAGATGTTGGTAGGGGAGAAGAGGAAGTTACGGGAAGATATGTAGGAGAAGGAATGGAAGTGGCTTTTAACGCATTATATCTTCAAGAAATTCTTTCTCATATTGAAAGCGATAAAACTACTATTTATTTTTCTTCGCCCACTTCAGCAATGAAAATTATTCCGGAAAAAATAAAAGAAGACGAAGAAATTTTATATCTTTTAATGCCAATGCATTATGAGAGGTAAATATGAAAAATAAAAAAATTTTATTTTTAATTATTTTAATTAATATCTTTTTTTGCCAAAAGAAAGAAGAGGTTTATATCCAAGGATGGGTTTCAAAAATGGAATTTACTAAAGATAATGTAAAATATTTTCGGGAGGTCGGGGTTTATAACTACCGAGGGTTTAAAATGATTCCTAAGGTTTTTATGAACGATACTTTTTTATCGTTAAGAAATGAACCCTTTACCTATGCCTTTTATGGAAATTATTCACCCTTTCTTACTAATCGAAAGTATAAATTAAAAGTAGAACATCAAGATGGTATTGCCTTTTCCGAAGTTTATATGCCTAAGGAATTTGAAATCCTTTATCCTAAAGAAGAGACAATTATTGAGAAAAGCTCCGCACCTTTTAAAATCTTTTGGCAAAAAAGTGAAGGAGCAGAATGGTATGAAATAAATTTTATTGTGGAATATGATTATCTTTTACCTAATGGTGATGATGATGAGTTTATCTTTTCTTTAGATACTGTTGTAAAAGATACTTATTTGATAATCGATGGTAAAAGAATCTTTCCCGATTATATTGAGGAGATTTTAGATGGCGAAGGGAATATTACTATCTATTCCGGAACTGGTCCGGCTTTAAGACCTGGTGAAAAGGGAAATATCAAAGGTTGCGGTTATGGTTTCTTTAATGCCTTATATTCTCCTGAGGATCGAACATTTTATATTGAAACACCACCAAAAGTTAAAAAACAAATTTGTAATAAACAAAAAATTTTAGAAAAATTAAAAAACCGATAAGAGTTATGAAAGTTTTGGTTGTTGGCGGCGGTGGCAGAGAGCACGCCTTAGTTTGGAAATTGAAGCAGTCACCATTAATAAAAGAAATATATTGTGCTCCTGGTAATGGCGGCATCTCGGAAATTGCTGAAATAGTAAACATTTCTTCTGAAGATTTAACAGGAATTTTAAATTTCTGCCAAGAAAAAAGGATTGATTTGGTAGTAGTTGGTCCGGAAATGCCTTTATCTTTAGGAATTACTGATTTGTTAGAAGAAAATAATATTAAAGTTTTTGGTCCAAATAAAAAGGCTTCTCTTTTAGAAGCAAGCAAGATCTTTGCTAAGGAGTTTATGAAAAAATATGGAATACCTACCGCCGATTTTGCTGTTTTTGATAAAGAAAATATTGAGAAGGCAAAAGATTATGTCCTTTCTTTATTGGAAAAGAATAATTTTTGCGTAATTAAAGCCGATGGTCTCTGTTTTGGCAAAGGTTCCTTTGTGGTAGATGATAAAGAGAAGGCATTAAGAATAATTGAAGATTTAATGGTTAAAGAAATTTTGGGAAAAGCCGGGGCAAAAATTGTGGTTGAAGAATGTCTTTTTGGCTATGAGGCAAGTTTAATTGGTGTCACGGATGGTGAAAAGGTTTTACAGTTTTTGCCTTCTCAGGATCACAAGAGATTGTTAGATAATGATGAAGGACCAAATACTGGTGGAATGGGTGCCTATTCTCCATTACCTTTTTTAAAAGAAGATCTATTGAAAAAGGCAAAGGAAGAAATTTTTGAGAGATTGCTTTTTGGTTTAAAAGAAGAGAAGATTGAATATTGTGGAGTGATCTATGCCGGAATTATGGTGAGCAAACAGGATATTTTTGTTTTAGAATTTAATGTTCGATTTGGTGATCCCGAAACGCAAGCAATTTTACCGTTATTAAAGTCTGATCTGTTAGAAATAATTTTGTTAGCCAAGGATAAACAACTGAAAAAAGAGTTAGAGTTTTATAGTAAAAGTTCTCTTTGTGTTGTTTTAGCATCGCAAGGATATCCTTATCAATATGAAAAAGGGAAAAAAATAAAATTGCCAAAAGAGGTTGATGAAAGTAAGAATCTTATTTTTCATTCTGGGACAGAGAAAAGAGATGGAGAATTTTATACCAGTGGTGGTCGAGTATTGTCAGTATGTGGAATTGGCAAAGATTTAAAAGAAGCACAAGAACAGGCTTATGCTTTGATTCCGGAAATTTATTTTGAAGGGATGCATTACCGAAAGGATATTGGTAAAAAAGGAATAGAATTATTATGAAAAAGGAAGTAAAACTTATTAAATTATATGAAAATCTTTTACTTGGTAGTAAAGAAAAGGAAGTTTTATTAAATTTATTAGCCGAATTAAATCTTACTCAATTGCCAATTCTTCAGGTTATTAAAGATAACGAGCAAGAAAATTTTTTCCCAATAAAACCATTAGTTATTTTTTATGCTGATGAATATTTTTTAAATATTGATAAAAAGGAGCGAGAAACCTTAAAGGGATTATATTTTTTAGAATTTCGTGAAGAAGATTTTTTAATTTCGGCTAATGAGTTAATTAATTTTTTAAAGAAGAAATATAAGGTTGAAAAAA
This region includes:
- the dnaN gene encoding DNA polymerase III subunit beta, translated to MRLKIATEIFKKLLEKVIKIVPSRSAFPILQNVYLSCDNENFSIYATDLDFWCYVEKRLGKDVIKEKGEAVVFGRKLLESLREISEPLLELFLEENTLSLKTSKGKYQFLTAPPEDFPKREDLPQENSFTFDNRLLIEMFEKTGFCVSKETSRPALTGVLLEIRDQELRFVGTDGYRLSLYKKKIDTGITKNISLIIPPTAFELLLEDVKEVKIYFDESRIGFEYDLEGEKYLFISRLIEGPYPDYEKAIPTAEENYYTFEVDEFLKSLKRVSIFARAEDRTRMVILDLKEDRIKLFTESVDVGRGEEEVTGRYVGEGMEVAFNALYLQEILSHIESDKTTIYFSSPTSAMKIIPEKIKEDEEILYLLMPMHYER
- the purD gene encoding phosphoribosylamine--glycine ligase; translated protein: MKVLVVGGGGREHALVWKLKQSPLIKEIYCAPGNGGISEIAEIVNISSEDLTGILNFCQEKRIDLVVVGPEMPLSLGITDLLEENNIKVFGPNKKASLLEASKIFAKEFMKKYGIPTADFAVFDKENIEKAKDYVLSLLEKNNFCVIKADGLCFGKGSFVVDDKEKALRIIEDLMVKEILGKAGAKIVVEECLFGYEASLIGVTDGEKVLQFLPSQDHKRLLDNDEGPNTGGMGAYSPLPFLKEDLLKKAKEEIFERLLFGLKEEKIEYCGVIYAGIMVSKQDIFVLEFNVRFGDPETQAILPLLKSDLLEIILLAKDKQLKKELEFYSKSSLCVVLASQGYPYQYEKGKKIKLPKEVDESKNLIFHSGTEKRDGEFYTSGGRVLSVCGIGKDLKEAQEQAYALIPEIYFEGMHYRKDIGKKGIELL